CAGCGGGGAGAAGGCCATCGCCATCACAAACGCGCTCACGACGTACATCCCGCACCTCCTCGCCCTCTCCGCCTCCAGCCCCTTCACCGACCACGAGGATACCGGGCTGGCCTCGGCGCGGAGCAAGATCTTCGAGGGGATGCCGACCGCCGGCCTCCCGTACCGCCTCGCCAACTACGGCGAGTTCCAGTCGTTCATGAACACGCTGATCCGCGCCGGCGCCATCCAGTCGGTCCGCGAGATCTGGTGGGACATCCGCCCGCACCCGAACTTCGGCACGATCGAGGTCCGCGTCTGCGACGTGCCCTCGACGCTCACCGAAGTCGCCGCCCTCTCGGCGCTCATCCAGAGCCTCGTCGCCTGCCTCAGCGAGCACTACGACGAAGGGCACTACATGACCATCCTCCGCCCGTGGATCGTCCGCGAGAACAAGTGGCGGGCGGCCCGCAGCGGGCTCGGCGCCGAGATCATCACGGACAACGAGGGCGGACGCGCCCCGCTCCGGCAAGAGATCGAAGCCCTCGTCGAGAACCTCGGCTCGTTCGCGCAGAAGCTCGGCTGCTACGACGAACTGCAGGACGTCCGGACGATCCTCCGCGACGGAGCCTCGTACGAGCGGCAGCGCCGGGCCTATGCCGAGACCGGTTCGCTCGAAGCCATCGTCCGCGCGCTCGCCACCGAGATGCGCGCCGACGTGATGAAGGGCGCGACTCCATAAAAAAGCGGGAGGGGTTACGGCCCCTCCCGCTTTTGTTACGGCGTTTCGCTCGGGCGCATGCTCCTCAGCGAATCACCGTGAGTCGACCGCTCTGGACGAGGGTGTCCGCCGCGGTCTCCGCCGTGAGGCGGTAGAGGTAGGCCCCAGACGGCAGCGATCCCG
Above is a genomic segment from Rhodothermales bacterium containing:
- a CDS encoding glutamate--cysteine ligase, coding for MPLTASESTTKIPFCGSPRPTLGVELEVQILDPATMNLTSGSLAILDRVNVNGVEHPKIKQELTQSTVEVITGICETVDEARADLAATLEEVYAIGDEVGLAFALAGTHPFGQWRDQEIFPNERYEMLVERIQWPARRLLIYGLHVHVGVSSGEKAIAITNALTTYIPHLLALSASSPFTDHEDTGLASARSKIFEGMPTAGLPYRLANYGEFQSFMNTLIRAGAIQSVREIWWDIRPHPNFGTIEVRVCDVPSTLTEVAALSALIQSLVACLSEHYDEGHYMTILRPWIVRENKWRAARSGLGAEIITDNEGGRAPLRQEIEALVENLGSFAQKLGCYDELQDVRTILRDGASYERQRRAYAETGSLEAIVRALATEMRADVMKGATP